A single region of the Canis lupus familiaris isolate Mischka breed German Shepherd chromosome 35, alternate assembly UU_Cfam_GSD_1.0, whole genome shotgun sequence genome encodes:
- the GABBR1 gene encoding gamma-aminobutyric acid type B receptor subunit 1 isoform X3 translates to MDTPSRCVRICSKSYLALENGKVFLTGGDLPALDGARVDFRCDPDFHLVGSSRSICSQGQWSTPKPHCQVNRTPHSERRAVYIGALFPMSGGWPGGQACQPAVEMALEDVNSRRDILPDYELKLIHHDSKCDPGQATKYLYELLYNDPIKIILMPGCSSVSTLVAEAARMWNLIVLSYGSSSPALSNRQRFPTFFRTHPSATLHNPTRVKLFEKWGWRKIATIQQTTEVFTSTLDDLEERVKEAGIEITFRQSFFSDPAVPVKNLKRQDARIIVGLFYETEARKVFCEVYKERLFGKKYVWFLIGWYADNWFKTYDPSINCTVDEMTEAVEGHITTEIVMLNPANTRSISNMTSQEFVEKLTKRLKRHPEETGGFQEAPLAYDAIWALALALNKTSGGSGRSGVRLEDFNYNNQTITDQIYRAMNSSSFEGVSGHVVFDASGSRMAWTLIEQLQGGSYKKIGYYDSTKDDLSWSKTDKWIGGAPPADQTLVIKTFRFMSQKLFISVSVLSSLGIVLAVVCLSFNIYNSHVRYIQNSQPNLNNLTAVGCSLALAAVFPLGLDGYHIGRSQFPFVCQARLWLLGLGFSLGYGSMFTKIWWVHTVFTKKEEKKEWRKTLEPWKLYTTVGLLVGMDVLTLAIWQMVDPLHRTIETFAKEEPKEDIDVSILPQLEHCSSKKMNTWLGIFYGYKGLLLLLGIFLAYETKSVSTEKINDHRAVGMAIYNVAVLCLITAPVTMILSSQQDAAFAFAALAIVFSSYITLVVLFVPKMRRLITRGEWQSEAQDTMKTGSSTNNNEEEKSRLLEKENRELEKIIAEKEERVSELRHQLRSRQQLRPRRHPPTPPDPSGGLPRGPHEPPDRLSCDGSRVHLLYK, encoded by the exons TGAACCGAACGCCGCACTCAG AGCGGCGAGCGGTGTACATCGGGGCGCTGTTTCCCATGAGCGGGGGCTGGCCGGGGGGCCAGGCCTGCCAGCCCGCGGTGGAGATGGCGCTGGAGGACGTGAATAGCCGCAGGGACATCCTGCCGGACTACGAGCTCAAGCTCATCCACCACGACAGCAAG TGTGACCCAGGCCAAGCTACCAAGTACCTGTATGAACTGCTCTACAACGACCCCATCAAGATCATCCTCATGCCTGGCTGCAGCTCTGTCTCCACGCTTGTGGCTGAGGCTGCCAGGATGTGGAACCTCATTGTG CTCTCCTATGGTTCCAGCTCACCAGCTCTGTCCAACCGGCAGCGCTTTCCTACCTTCTTCCGAACTCATCCCTCGGCCACGCTCCACAACCCTACGCGAGTGAAGCTCTTTGAGAAGTGGGGCTGGAGGAAGATTGCCACCATCCAGCAGACCACCGAGGTGTTCACATCG ACTCTGGACGACCTAGAGGAACGAGTGAAGGAGGCTGGGATTGAGATTACTTTCCGCCAGAGCTTCTTCTCAGATCCTGCCGTGCCTGTCAAGAACCTCAAg CGCCAGGATGCCCGAATCATCGTGGGACTTTTCTATGAGACTGAAGCCCGGAAAGTGTTCTGTGAG GTATACAAGGAGCGGCTCTTTGGGAAGAAGTATGTGTGGTTCCTCATTGGGTGGTATGCTGACAATTGGTTCAAGACCTACGACCCCTCCATCAACTGCACAGTGGATGAGATGACCGAGGCTGTGGAAGGCCACATCACCACTGAGATTGTCATGCTGAACCCAGCCAACACCCGCAGCATCTCCAACATG ACATCCCAGGAGTTTGTGGAGAAACTGACCAAGAGACTCAAGAGACACCCTGAGGAGACAGGCGGCTTCCAGGAGGCACCGCTGGCCTATGATGCCATCTGGGCCTTGGCATTGGCCCTGAACAAGACATCTGGAGGGAGCGGCCGTTCGGGGGTGCGCCTGGAAGACTTCAACTACAACAACCAGACGATCACAGACCAAATCTACCGCGCAATGAACTCCTCGTCCTTTGAGGGTGTCTCT GGCCACGTGGTGTTTGATGCCAGCGGCTCACGGATGGCCTGGACTCTGATTGAGCAGCTGCAGG GTGGCAGCTACAAGAAGATCGGCTACTATGACAGCACCAAGGATGACCTTTCCTGGTCTAAAACGGACAAATGGATTG GAGGGGCCCCCCCGGCCGACCAGACCCTGGTCATCAAGACATTTCGCTTCATGTCACAGAAGCTCTTCATTTCAGTCTCTGTCCTCTCCAGCCTGGGCATTGTCCTGGCTGTGGTCTGTCTGTCCTTTAACATCTACAACTCTCATGTCCG TTACATCCAGAACTCCCAGCCCAACTTGAACAATCTGACTGCTGTGGGCTGCTCCCTGGCGTTGGCTGCCGTCTTCCCCCTGGGGCTAGATGGGTACCACATCGGGAGAAGCCAGTTTCCTTTTGTGTGTCAG GCACGCCTCTGGCTCCTGGGTCTGGGCTTCAGTCTGGGCTATGGCTCCATGTTCACGAAGATCTGGTGGGTCCACACGGTCTTCActaagaaggaggagaagaaggagtgGAGGAAG ACCCTGGAGCCCTGGAAGCTGTACACCACAGTGGGCTTGCTAGTGGGCATGGATGTCCTCACTCTTGCCATTTGGCAGATGGTAGACCCCTTGCACCGGACCATTGAG ACTTTTGCCAAGGAGGAACCAAAGGAAGATATTGATGTGTCCATCCTGCCCCAGCTGGAGCACTGCAGCTCCAAGAAAATGAACACCTGGCTTG GCATTTTCTATGGTTAcaaggggctgctgctgctgctaggcATCTTTCTTGCTTATGAGACCAAGAGCGTGTCTACTGAGAAGATCAATGACCACCGGGCTGTGGGCATGGCCATCTACAACGTGGCG GTCCTGTGCCTCATCACTGCCCCGGTCACCATGATCCTGTCCAGCCAGCAGGATGCAGCCTTCGCCTTTGCAGCTCTTGCCATAGTGTTCTCCTCCTACATCACTCTGGTCGTTCTGTTCGTGCCGAAG ATGCGCAGGTTGATCACCCGGGGTGAGTGGCAGTCGGAGGCGCAGGATACCATGAAAACGGGGTCGTCGACCAACAACAATGAGGAAGAGAAGTCCCGACTGTTGGAGAAGGAGAACCGGGAGCTGGAGAAGATCATTGCTGAG AAAGAGGAGCGAGTGTCCGAGCTGCGCCATCAGCTTCGTTCTCGGCAGCAGCTGCGCCCTCGGCGTCACCCCCCGACGCCCCCAGACCCCTCAGGGGGCCTGCCCAGGGGACCCCATGAGCCCCCTGACCGGCTCAGCTGTGACGGGAGCCGGGTTCACTTGCTGTACAAGTGA